Genomic DNA from Haloarcula marina:
CACGCCGGTCCATCGGCGGCGGTGGCTGTCGGCCGCTGGCGGGGCGTCGGTCGCCTACGTGTTCGTCCTCCTCCTCCCGGAGGTGAGCGAAGCCGCGCTGGTGACTGGCGAGCGCGTCCGGCGGGAACTGCTCGCTGAACAAGTCGTCTATCTGCTCGCGCTCGGGGGGTTCGTCGCGTTCTACGCCGTCGAGACGGTCGTCGTCCAGCGTCGCGGGGAATCTGCCGAGGATACCCCCACGGTCTTCTGGTTGCACGTCGGCGTGTTCGCCGTTTATAGTGCGGTCATCGGCTATCTGCTCTTTCACCAGGAGGTCGCCGGTCTCTGGAACGTACTGCTGTACGCCGTCGCGATGGCACTTCACTTCGAAGTCACGGACTACGGCCTTCGCCGCCACCACGGGGACGAGTTCGACCGGGTCGGCCGGTGGGTCCTCGCGGGGGGAACCCTCCTCGGTGGTGTCGCTGGGGCACTCACAGAGACTGTCGGGCCGTGGCTAGCGATGCTCTTCGGATTTCTCGCTGGCGCAATCGTGTTCAACGTCATCAAAGAGGAACTTCCGGCGGTCGAAGAGAGCCGCTTCCTCGCTTTTCTCGCCGGGGCATCCGTCTATACCATCGTGGCGCTGTTCGCCTGACTGCCCGGAATCTATGGAATGGTCACTGGCTCAGGACTCACCATCGGTAGAAACAGACCCCTGCAAAACGCCTGTACAGGCACCGCAATCACTCCACTCCCGCGTCGGCCGTCGGGTTCCCCGTCGTACCTCCGCGGAACCGAAGACGGTCACCAACTCGACCCGGAACCCCGCTTTGTCCCGCTGTCTCCGGGCCGGTCACGCGTCAGCCAGCGTTACACTTGCCCAGGCTGGGCCGGTTCCTCCTCGCTCGGCACCGTCATCGGCTGTCTCCGCCCGTGGAGCGCCAACCCGACGCCGGTCACGATGAGGTTGACGCCGAAGAGGACGCCGACGGCCCACACCGAGGAGACGGGGAACCCGGTCCACAGGAGGGTCGCGAGCAGTAGCGCAACGCCGCCGCTGAGAGCGAGCCACAGTCGTCCATCCGTCCCGCCCATGACGGCCCAGAAGAGTTGGGTCACCCCGCTGACGACGAAGAAGGTGATGACCAACAGCGTCAGTGTCGCCAGTCCGAACACCGGGTTCGTCAACACCGAAATGCCAGCGAACGCGTAGACGAGGCCCAGCACCACCTGCCACACCCGCCGCCAGAAACTCCCCGCCGAGAACGCGCTCGCCACGTGGAGCAGTGCGCCGACGACCAGGAGTACACCCAGCGTTAGCGTCAGCGCGACCCCCGTCAGGAACGGGGTAAACAGCGCGATGACCCCGAGGCCAGCGAGGAGAATCCCACCGAGGACGGTCCCTCGGGTCATCTGTTCCGATACGTCTGTTGCCATGGATTCTGTAGCCATTTGAATCACTACTAAGGAACGCTCTTGTCAACGAAAAGGATAGTTCTATCTTTGCGCGGATTATCGTCCCATCCGCGTATCAGACTCTCTCAGTTGCTGCTTCGATGCTCTCCGGGGTCGAATGCCTTCGAATCTGACGGTCGCCGACGGTCGTACCGAATTCGACCCCTGGCATCTGGTCACCGCTCGACCGGTCGCAGGACAGCCGTCACCGTCGTTTCGCCCCGTTCGGTGGTCGTCGTCACGTCGACGGCGACGCCGAGGACGTGCGTCCTGCCGAGTCGCTCCTGGACGACGACGCCGCGGTCGGCGGCGCAGTCGCCGAACTGGCGGTCCGGGCCACTCGGGCAGTTCGCGTCTCGGAATCGTCGGGCCGCACTCTCGTTGTACCGTATCGCCGTCACGGTTCCGTGGTCCAGACGCGCCGTTCGGAGATGCTCAATTCGGGGCCGCAATTCGCCGCGGATGGCGGTGACTGCCGCGCCTCGGTCCGCCCACGCGTACCGTCCCGGGATACCGGTGCTGGCGGGCACGACGGCGCGGTCGAGCGCGCCGACGGTGGCCGCCGTCGGGTCGCCGTAGTCCGCGGTGGCGGTAACGTCGTCGTGATACCCGAGTTGTAGGTAGGCGATGACGACGGGGGCGAGGGCGACG
This window encodes:
- a CDS encoding DUF7261 family protein: MRRRGQLVLVAAALVAVALAPVVIAYLQLGYHDDVTATADYGDPTAATVGALDRAVVPASTGIPGRYAWADRGAAVTAIRGELRPRIEHLRTARLDHGTVTAIRYNESAARRFRDANCPSGPDRQFGDCAADRGVVVQERLGRTHVLGVAVDVTTTTERGETTVTAVLRPVER
- a CDS encoding HdeD family acid-resistance protein codes for the protein MATDVSEQMTRGTVLGGILLAGLGVIALFTPFLTGVALTLTLGVLLVVGALLHVASAFSAGSFWRRVWQVVLGLVYAFAGISVLTNPVFGLATLTLLVITFFVVSGVTQLFWAVMGGTDGRLWLALSGGVALLLATLLWTGFPVSSVWAVGVLFGVNLIVTGVGLALHGRRQPMTVPSEEEPAQPGQV